Proteins encoded in a region of the Photobacterium profundum SS9 genome:
- a CDS encoding DUF4062 domain-containing protein, translated as MAVPRVFISSTCYDLKHIRESLKYFVKNIGYDPVLSDEGDVFYNPHSHTHDACLDEVSNCQIFVLIIGGRYGGIHANSTESITNEEYRIAVSNNIPVFTMVDASVSADHYLYQMNGKNTLIDRDKVTYPASDNVKIFHFINEVRKKSFNNAIFPFRNFLDIETYLKKQWAGMLFDFLLRAKNEGQTAITNKLLSDLSQASRKTEELVKFVYSKLDEANAETVINSVSEKVNAEKFVSLVLGMTGGSTLNSTDIERLLKIPVDKTWYEYLIESSDFEEDEQYDIEEDVVYRSLWSPSINNYRMVLSKTDDSNIMEDINNEDFEESFNSLKRLDRDTQKEILSKLL; from the coding sequence TTGGCAGTACCAAGAGTTTTTATTAGTTCTACATGTTATGACTTAAAGCACATAAGAGAAAGCTTAAAGTATTTTGTTAAGAATATTGGTTATGACCCTGTACTAAGTGATGAGGGGGATGTTTTTTATAACCCTCATTCTCACACTCATGATGCTTGTCTTGATGAAGTATCAAATTGTCAAATATTTGTTTTAATCATAGGTGGTAGGTATGGCGGTATTCATGCTAATTCTACAGAATCGATTACGAATGAAGAGTACCGCATTGCCGTAAGCAATAATATTCCAGTATTTACGATGGTAGATGCTTCAGTATCAGCAGATCATTACCTTTATCAGATGAATGGAAAAAATACACTGATAGACCGGGATAAAGTCACGTATCCTGCCTCAGATAATGTAAAAATATTCCATTTTATAAATGAAGTTCGAAAGAAATCATTCAATAATGCTATATTCCCTTTTAGAAACTTTCTTGATATTGAAACTTACCTCAAAAAACAATGGGCTGGAATGCTTTTTGATTTTTTACTTCGAGCTAAGAATGAGGGGCAAACGGCTATAACTAATAAGCTTCTATCTGACCTATCACAAGCAAGTAGAAAGACAGAAGAGTTAGTAAAATTTGTTTATAGTAAATTAGATGAAGCTAATGCTGAAACTGTGATTAATTCAGTTTCAGAAAAGGTTAATGCAGAAAAATTTGTTAGCTTAGTCCTTGGTATGACAGGCGGCAGTACCCTTAATTCAACTGATATTGAGCGTCTTTTAAAGATCCCCGTTGATAAAACATGGTATGAATATTTAATTGAATCTTCTGATTTTGAAGAGGATGAACAATATGACATCGAAGAAGATGTTGTATACAGATCTTTATGGTCTCCATCAATTAATAATTATAGAATGGTTCTATCTAAGACGGATGATTCGAATATAATGGAAGACATCAACAATGAAGATTTTGAGGAATCATTTAATTCACTGAAAAGATTAGATAGAGATACCCAAAAAGAAATTCTGTCGAAGTTGCTTTGA